One genomic region from Polyangium spumosum encodes:
- the yhbY gene encoding ribosome assembly RNA-binding protein YhbY: protein MSLTGKQRRHLRALGHHLDPVVQLGKHGLTEGIVSAVDQALEQHELVKVRVGTECPDERGDLAEKIPPAVRAELVQMLGRTILLYRRHPKEPKISLPKAG from the coding sequence ATGAGCCTGACCGGAAAGCAGCGCCGCCACCTGCGCGCGCTCGGCCATCACCTGGATCCCGTGGTCCAGCTCGGGAAACACGGGCTGACCGAGGGCATCGTCTCCGCCGTGGACCAAGCGCTCGAGCAACACGAGCTGGTCAAGGTGCGCGTGGGGACGGAGTGCCCGGACGAGCGCGGCGATCTCGCCGAGAAGATCCCGCCGGCCGTGCGCGCCGAGCTCGTCCAGATGCTCGGGCGGACGATCCTGCTCTACCGGCGTCACCCGAAGGAGCCGAAGATCAGCTTGCCGAAGGCCGGCTGA
- a CDS encoding serine/threonine protein kinase, whose product MRSANDIHPGALIGGKYRVRAILGRKHGLTVDAFHTSFDQRAIIKLLLPHQADQREIERFRREARALSKIASEHVARIIDVGNEADGTFYLVRQYLEGTDLERHVRKTGPLPLHDAILFVLQACEAVAEAHANSIVVRDLEPSHLFVTQRTGGAPMLKITDFGTAKLLGGAQDAMGEITGTAMFGLTPYASPELVRKAKDVDARTDVWSLGTILYEMLAGRPPFQGEAAHLMLQITRDDPMPVSQLRGDVTKELDTVIGWALAKDVEARFRSVHAFAHALLPFAPHEGRLLVDRIGQIAQAARERKTTGSVPPPAPPPSAPGWLPAPTPPPGGHGAAMAAGAVPAEFAHLPADEDAETGVHPGSVNHGSPILHRHMAAAQQAPIDDQATEVFSGPIVPPVPAAAPSAPAAAAAPAPAAAPAP is encoded by the coding sequence ATGCGCTCCGCCAACGACATCCACCCCGGCGCCCTGATCGGCGGTAAGTACCGCGTTCGCGCCATCCTCGGGCGTAAACACGGGCTCACGGTCGACGCGTTCCACACGTCGTTCGACCAGCGGGCCATCATCAAGCTGCTCCTGCCCCACCAGGCCGATCAGCGCGAGATCGAGCGCTTCCGCCGCGAGGCGCGCGCCCTGTCGAAGATCGCCTCCGAGCACGTCGCCCGCATCATCGACGTCGGCAACGAGGCGGACGGGACGTTTTACCTCGTCCGGCAGTACCTCGAGGGCACCGACCTCGAGCGCCACGTGCGCAAGACCGGGCCGCTGCCGCTGCACGACGCGATCCTCTTCGTGCTGCAAGCCTGCGAGGCCGTCGCCGAGGCGCACGCGAACAGCATCGTCGTGCGCGACCTCGAGCCGTCGCACCTCTTCGTCACGCAACGGACGGGCGGCGCGCCGATGCTCAAGATCACCGACTTCGGCACGGCGAAGCTGCTCGGCGGCGCGCAGGACGCGATGGGCGAGATCACGGGCACGGCGATGTTCGGCCTGACGCCGTACGCGTCGCCGGAGCTCGTGCGCAAGGCGAAGGATGTCGACGCGCGCACGGACGTCTGGTCGCTCGGGACGATCCTCTACGAGATGCTCGCGGGTCGCCCGCCGTTCCAGGGCGAAGCCGCGCACCTGATGTTGCAGATCACGCGCGACGATCCGATGCCGGTCTCGCAGCTCCGCGGCGACGTGACGAAGGAGCTCGACACGGTGATCGGCTGGGCGCTCGCGAAGGACGTCGAGGCGCGCTTCCGGAGCGTGCACGCGTTCGCCCACGCGCTCTTGCCGTTCGCGCCGCACGAGGGCCGGTTGCTCGTGGATCGTATCGGGCAGATCGCGCAGGCCGCGCGCGAGCGGAAGACGACCGGCTCGGTGCCGCCGCCCGCGCCGCCGCCGAGCGCGCCGGGGTGGTTGCCCGCCCCGACGCCGCCGCCCGGGGGCCACGGCGCAGCCATGGCCGCAGGCGCCGTTCCCGCCGAGTTCGCGCACCTGCCCGCCGACGAGGACGCCGAGACCGGCGTGCACCCGGGCTCGGTGAACCACGGTTCGCCGATCCTGCACAGGCACATGGCCGCGGCGCAGCAGGCGCCGATCGACGATCAGGCGACGGAGGTCTTCTCCGGGCCCATCGTCCCGCCCGTGCCCGCGGCGGCCCCGTCGGCGCCAGCGGCGGCTGCCGCGCCCGCGCCGGCTGCCGCGCCCGCGCC
- a CDS encoding host attachment protein: MQEERVQETERTTFVLIADASRARLFRRGSEETAALELIEEFEHPESRAMARDLMADKPGRAFTGGGQVAGRSAKEYTTDPKEVEAQKFARSLADRLASLYDAHAFRELVLAAPPKFLGLLRATLAAHTNHVADTVVASHEKDYTQLDVRTLAERIAA, translated from the coding sequence GTGCAAGAGGAACGCGTGCAGGAGACGGAACGGACCACGTTCGTGCTCATCGCCGATGCCAGCCGAGCTCGCCTGTTCCGGCGGGGCTCCGAGGAGACCGCCGCGCTCGAGCTCATCGAGGAGTTCGAGCACCCCGAGAGCCGCGCCATGGCCCGCGATCTCATGGCGGACAAACCCGGCCGCGCCTTCACCGGCGGCGGCCAGGTCGCCGGCCGCAGCGCCAAGGAGTACACCACCGACCCGAAGGAGGTCGAAGCCCAGAAATTCGCGCGTAGCCTCGCCGATCGGCTCGCCTCGCTCTACGACGCGCACGCCTTCCGCGAGCTCGTCCTCGCCGCGCCGCCGAAGTTCCTCGGCCTCCTGCGCGCCACGCTCGCGGCCCACACGAACCACGTCGCGGACACCGTCGTCGCCTCGCACGAGAAGGACTACACCCAGCTCGACGTGCGCACGCTCGCCGAACGTATCGCCGCCTGA